The sequence below is a genomic window from Anopheles cruzii chromosome 3, idAnoCruzAS_RS32_06, whole genome shotgun sequence.
AAACGATTCCCGGCACCAGTCTGTGCCGTCGCCAGTTGGTCTGTTATCGCATGAACGAATTTTAAGTACAATTCATCGATAAGCCAAACTGCAGTGTATGATATGACATCAAAAACACTAAATGGGTGTTCTCTGACGTGCCAAgcattccctttttttgtacGACACCCGACACGTCAGCTACTAGAACCGGGCCTGTTCTAGACTACGATACCTTTGCACAACATCATCTGGGCGCCTTGAACGGCTCTTATCAGTTTTctgtcggtggcggcaatgTTTGGCGCAGCTTATCGTTGGCCTCCATCTGTTTATCTTTTTCGTACATTCGTACATCGTCAATGTTCATGCCGTGCCATTCATCGATCCAAGCGAACGCCTGCCTGTGGCCAAGCAATAAAATGTCCCGGATGCACTAGAAAGTAGAGTAGAGAAGTGCTTAATGGTGTTTCGGGGTCCGATTCATCAACGATTGATAATGATACCTTTTGTATGAAGTCTTCCACTCTGGTCTGCAGTCCCCACACTTCGAACGAAGCCTCCACCACCTTGTAGGAACACATCATGGGACTGTCCGTTTCACGCCAACCTTCCACCAATGGACCGCGACTGGTCACTTTTGATTTGAAAAACTTTGGATCTTCCTCCCGTTTGTAATGTTTTTCGGGCGGCTCCTCAAACGCAATGTCCACCGAATCGACGATCCGGGTCGCAAGGGTTTCTTCCGGTAGATTCAGGCACTGTTGATTCGACAGAAAGTTAGAAAGCTATTTTGAAGGCATCGAACTTCTAATTTAATGTCCCGTACATTCTCCGACGTTCCAGCGTTATCTTCAAATCGTGTTAAGATTCGTATGTGTAGTTTAGGAATAAAGGAACACTGTCgtgaagagagaaagaaggagagacaaaacaaacgcacgtTTTATGTTGGCCAACTTCACAGTTTCTTCCACATAACTCACCGTGTACTCTGTGCCAGGTTTTCAATAAGAGACAAAGAATTTATGGTTAAATTTGGCACTGCGAACGGGGCCGAAATATTGTTCTCACCTGTAACGGTGTAAGGATAGTAGTTCCAACCCTTTTCAATAATGTAGAACACCTTCGGGCAGATCGCCTGCAGCCAGTAAGGAAGCCGGCTAAAGAACGAAATGTGTGCCCAGTTTGTGTGAGTCACCCGTTCTAAAGACTGCACTAATTGCCATCAGTACCTTGATAAATGTATCCGCTTCTCGGTGTACTGTCCCTTGCCATGGTCCGGATCGTCGCATTCTTTgttttcgatcacctcaacCCCTTCTCCGTCGTCGGATTGTTCGAGGCTGTGGCGTGCGATCATATAGAGCTGGCCTACTTTGTACTAAGTAATACGTAAAAAGGAAAAGTTGTCATTGCACGGGATGGTTCTAGAGTTCGTAAGAAATCATACTCACCTCCTCTACAGTCAGTGGCATGCATATTCGATACTCCTTGATTAGAACCATATTgatttgttgtgtttgttcgAGAATCGGTTACTTAATCGTACTTTAAAGCGAGTCGTTTTCACTGATTATTTATGTTATTTGTACTTGAGTTTCAGTCATCAGTGGGCTTTAAAACTTGCAACAGAAGTAACAAAGCGCAAGAAATGTTAGTGCAAAGCTAGCAGCACCACTAAGTAGAGCTATTAGCGCCACACACTGCCCAAATTCTACTGTCAGCACCGAAatgttttcgatcgattttgccTGGGATTTATTccctttcccccttttccCTAGCCAAGGTTTGTATAGGTGctgcaaagaaaaacggatAGCAGAAGCTTGCATTACTTTAATTATTTATAATGAACATTTTCTTCTGCTCTGAACTGTTATCTAAGTTTTATACAAGAACTGATACCGAACTGAGATATCAACATTATTTCATTCGAATAAAAAAGTTTGTTAGCAGTAGTTTTGGCAGCACGTCCCGCCGGGCAATGACGTTTACGCAATTTGACAGTCCAGCAAACAGGACTCATCTGCGAAAACTTAATTTGCCGGATTTGGTTACATTTGCCGCATTCGACGCTAGTCACACGTAATTCCAGTAATTGAAAGAAACCGTGCGTCGAGCATTATTTAAGGTGCACCATTCGTTAAGTAACAGTGTTTTCTCTTTATTTAACAGCAGTTTACAAAAACACCCTTCACCATGGGGGAACTACAGACGCACGAGCTGACGCTGTATTCCATTATcctgtttttgctgtttgaaTCACTGATTGAAATTTATCTAGTGCTACGACAGGTGACGCATAATGCTTTCTAGCAAATCATGCCGTGTGGCCGATGTTTAGCAATATTCCGTTGTTGTTCCATTCCCCAGCTGCGTGTGTATCGCGAAAGCAAAACCGTCCCAAAGGAGCTGCAGCACGTGATGGACGCGGAAACATTCGAAAAGTCCCGAGTGTACGGTTTGGATAAGGCAAATTATGGAATTTTCAAAACCATCGTCTGTGATGTGGTGATTGCCATGCTGGAACTTTACTTCGGGTTCATGGCAGCGGTGTGGCTCCGGGCGGCGCAAGTGGCAGGCCACGTCGGATTGGATCGGTCCAGCGAGATTCAGGTTGGATGCGTCTTCATTGTGATGCTTCAAGTGATCGGTGTGCTGAAGGAGATGCCCTTCCGGATTTATAGCACATTCGTGCTCGAGGAGCGCCATGGCTTCAACAAGCAAACGGCCGGGTTTTTCGTCAAAGATCAAATTAAGGCGTTTGTCGTTTCACAAGTGCTCACTGTGCCCATAGCCGCCGCTCTCATCTACATTGTGCAGATCGGCGGAGAGTACTTCTTCGTGTGGCTGTGGGCTTTCATCGGTTGCGTCTCGCTCGTGCTCATCACCATCTATCCGGTTTACATTGCCCCACTGTTCGATAAGTTCCGCCCGCTGGAGGATGGTGAACTGAAAACTGGTATCCACGAATTGGCCAGTAGTGTCAAGTTTCCGCTGGGTCAACTGTTCGTCGTGGAAGGATCAAAGCGTTCGGCTCACAGCAATGCTTATTTTACCGGTCTGTTCGGTGTAAAGCGCATCGTGCTGTTCGATACCCTGTTGCTTAACAAGGGCCTTCCGGCCGACGATGCTTCGTTGACGGAGAGCGATAAAAGCAAGGGCTGTAAAAACGAGGAGGTGCTTGCCGTCTTAGCTCACGAGCTTGGCCACTGGAAGTTGGGTCATGTTGCGAAAAACATAACCATCATGCAGGTGCAGTTGTTTTTGATCTTCCTAGTTTTCTCCCAGCTGTTCACTTACGCACCACTGTACGAAGCGATTGGCCTACCGGTGGGAGAGAAACCAATCCTGATCGGATTCATGGTAATCATGATGTACGTGCTGGCTCCATACAACACACTGATTTCGTTCGCCATGACCATCGTGTCCCGCCGGTTCGAATATCAGGCCGATGCATTCGCTCAGGAGCTAGGCTATTCGAAAGATTTGGGTCAAGCACTCATCAAGCTGCAGGTGGACAATCTTGGGTTTCCGATCTACGACTGGATGTACTCCGCATGGAATCATTCCCATCCGACGTTGTTGCAGCGACTCGATCGATTGCAAACCGACGGCAAGAAGAAACGCTAAAGTAATTCAGCACGAAGGGCGGTACATTACCAATTCCTGTGCATCGCAAAGCCCGGAGCTGGCACAAAACATACTTTTCGGTTAATCCATCAGTGTTGCAGAAACCAAAGTGAGAGTGTATACGTACAAAACACTTGACCAAACACTCCTACAATAGCGCAAACATAAGATCGACCATCAAttgtttggaatgtttttgcCTATTTATCTTGCACTAGATAGGACTGCTACATACCATACTGACCTGACAAGGCTCGATCGTGCAGTCCTGCGAAACGACTGCTCTCATTTTACtacaaaaatgcaaataaatatcaCTTTCGTAATCTGCTTTCGCAGTACTTAGAATCACAATTCTCGATTGGTTTTCTTGATTGCCGCATCATTAgacgaaagaaatcaaacTGTTTGGTGATCTTAAGTATTAATCGTATTGTATATATTTCTCCTGTGATTCGCACTATTCGTTCATCGTTCGGAGTACCACGACGTTTATGTTACGCTTCGATGATTGTAGAGAGCGTGTCGATTTAAACcatttcaatttttgaaaGACCTGCGTATGGTAAAGGTTTCTTTAGAAGCAAAGACCAGTGTGGTTTGTGCAAAATCAAACGCGTGAAAGAAGATAGTATGCAGTACCGCCAAagggagaagaagaaaagcagAAAGTTAGAGATAAGTGTATTTATAGTGATAGTAGAGCGATAGTTAGCGGAAGATAAACAAGAGTTCGCACAGTGCGTAATGCGCCCAACTAATACTTCAAACACAGGAAAAGCAATCATTTAGAGACACTAAGGCAGGAAAAGAAACTTTTGAATGATGCTCAATACGAAGATAATCAACATAACAAACAAGTTTAACGCGTTTGAGTAGCAGCAGTTCTAACCTGTCTCTCCGTGGTACTGAGAGATGCTGAGTATTTCGTTTTCCTCC
It includes:
- the LOC128271961 gene encoding cytoplasmic phosphatidylinositol transfer protein 1, producing MVLIKEYRICMPLTVEEYKVGQLYMIARHSLEQSDDGEGVEVIENKECDDPDHGKGQYTEKRIHLSSRLPYWLQAICPKVFYIIEKGWNYYPYTVTEYTCSFIPKLHIRILTRFEDNAGTSENCLNLPEETLATRIVDSVDIAFEEPPEKHYKREEDPKFFKSKVTSRGPLVEGWRETDSPMMCSYKVVEASFEVWGLQTRVEDFIQKCIRDILLLGHRQAFAWIDEWHGMNIDDVRMYEKDKQMEANDKLRQTLPPPTEN
- the LOC128271964 gene encoding CAAX prenyl protease 1 homolog, which gives rise to MGELQTHELTLYSIILFLLFESLIEIYLVLRQLRVYRESKTVPKELQHVMDAETFEKSRVYGLDKANYGIFKTIVCDVVIAMLELYFGFMAAVWLRAAQVAGHVGLDRSSEIQVGCVFIVMLQVIGVLKEMPFRIYSTFVLEERHGFNKQTAGFFVKDQIKAFVVSQVLTVPIAAALIYIVQIGGEYFFVWLWAFIGCVSLVLITIYPVYIAPLFDKFRPLEDGELKTGIHELASSVKFPLGQLFVVEGSKRSAHSNAYFTGLFGVKRIVLFDTLLLNKGLPADDASLTESDKSKGCKNEEVLAVLAHELGHWKLGHVAKNITIMQVQLFLIFLVFSQLFTYAPLYEAIGLPVGEKPILIGFMVIMMYVLAPYNTLISFAMTIVSRRFEYQADAFAQELGYSKDLGQALIKLQVDNLGFPIYDWMYSAWNHSHPTLLQRLDRLQTDGKKKR